Genomic DNA from Rana temporaria chromosome 1, aRanTem1.1, whole genome shotgun sequence:
GACTCTTGTTTTGAAGCAGGCTCTTAGAACAGGCTTGAAGACTAGCATTTCATACACATTTTTAATCTGGAGGGTATGCTTACCTTGAGCTTTGAGAATAGCTGCTTTCCCCCTTCCAGCACCTGAACCCTGATTTTTATTCTTCATGCTCTTTAACATTGGGGCATTTTTTAACATGTCTGGAAGGATCAGGAAACGGATTTTACTTCCTCTAATGTAGACCTGTTCAAGCTGTGCAACTCTGCCGTCCCTGTAGGTTACAGTGATGTTTGACATCTGAAACAAAGCATTTGGCAAGTTATGGTTAAGGTGATTGAGACACAAGACTTAAAATGACATCAAAgcaatatccttattctccaagaATACTCCATACACATCCACCATTTAAAAGGTCCTGTAATCCATTTATGAAAATGGTTTTACTTTACTgtatttttctgcctccttgtaacatcCATGAGCTCTCAAACCTTTTCCCTCTCACTTCTGTTTGAAACAAGCAGTGCATGCATGTTGTAGTCACGTGCatgctacaaatcccatagtccaacATGCGGCCCACGAGCTGTTGAGTATCGTGTAGAAAGCAGAGTGGCAGAAGTATGCCAGAGAGCAATCCAGCTCCAACAGTACCGTAGGCAGTTATCGCAATACATGGTACAAGTAAAGGACCCAGCTTGAAGAGTGGGAGGAACCCATTCAatgtcactgaccaccaacacaaaggggcccccccccccccaaattttgcaTTCAtggacaccaatactgggggccATTGTGTCCAAGACAAATACTGGGAGGTCATTACTGTGTTCACTGGCACCAGGGCTATTAATACATTAACCGACACCATTGCTAGGGGATTATTGCTGCACCCGCCAACACCATTAGGGTTACTGTACCTCAACTTTTTCAGTGTGCATACACTGGGAAAAAAGGCAGGACCAAAATGTGAAGAtgtgctgccgcccccccccggcAGAGGTGTTGggtccctctaaaaaaaaaaaatttgaccacCACTACAAAAGTCCATAGTCCCCATTCCATCTCAGGAATTTGGAGATTTGAAGGAGGCCAAGAGCAATAGAAGGTACATTGAGTTAATACATACAGtttggtccatatatatttggacaaagaccatttgttcccccccccccccccccgcggtatTTACCAAACCATATGCAAGCTATTAGTTATACAATCGATATGGGCTAAAAGTGCACACTCGGGTTTATTTTGGAGCGTATGTATATTCAAAACcaaggaagggtttaggaattacagctctgaATAGCCACCCCTTTTTGAAGAGGCCGAAAATTAATTTaaacaattgaatcaaaagcggtttcatggccaggtgtgggctactcctttgTTATTTCATCAATTAAGCAGAAAAAGGTCTAGAGTTGATTCTAAGACACCATATACACCGTTAAATTTTCTGcaatttgtcttcagatttaccaaaaccatgtagtgcaagggcctgcctgattgcatacaaattcaaaCTCGTATGGTTTGAGCTCATATGGttatggtaaatctgaagacaatttGCATTTGGTATTTGGTATTGTTGTGAACCTACATCATTcgttcaaaggagctgtccatgcaagtgaaaaaATGCCAgtgtaaggcttcaaaaacaaatccatcagagagatagcagcaacattaggagtggccaaatcaacaatTTGGTGCATTCTGAGGAAAGATGAATGTGCTGGTGAGCACAGCAATATAAAAAAGCCTGGACGTTTACGAAAGACAACAGCGGTGGATGATCACAGGATCcgctctatggtaaagaaaaacccattcacaacaccAGACAAGTGAAGGTGggtgtatcattgtcaaagtccaCAATCAATCAAGAGAAGACCTCACTAGAGCAAATACagtacagagggttcaccacaaggtgcaaaccattcataagcttGATGAACAGAAAAggcagattagactttgccaaaagacatctaaaaaaaaaaaaagccagaccaattctagaaaagcattctttggacagaTGAAAAATAATATCAAGATGTACCAGAAcaggaagagaggaaaaaaaaaaaaaaaaaagtgtggagagCTTGGAGTGGCTCATGTAAAacatggaggcagtgtgatggcatgcacgtgcatggcttccagtggcactgggttaTTGGTGTTTGACAGAAGCAGCCGGaataattctgcagtgtttagagatatactggcAGCCCAGATtccaccaaatgcagcaaagttgattggacggcgcttcacagtacaaATGGACAATTAtccaaaacactgcaaaatacaACCTAGGAGCTTttgaagggaaagaagtggaatatgttgcaatggccgagtcaatcacctgatctcaatccaatttgagcatgcatttcacttgctgaatgaaaaactaaaggcagaaagacccacaaagaaTAACTGAAGACAGCTACAGTTAGAGCCTggaaaagcatcagaaaggaggaaacccagtctttgcgAATGtacatgggttccagacttcaggcagtcattgccagtaatgGATTCTCAACATATTAAAAATGAacgttttatttatgattatatttatttgtccaattacatttgagcccctgaaaatagggggactgTATAAAAATgattgcagttcctaaaatttgtacttgatatttatgttcaacgcCATGAATTAGACTATATATAATCTCCCCAACGGTACTTTAAACAGAATTTTTAGAACAGCTGAAGATCGGTGTGAATATAAAAACTGTCTTTTTTGCAGTGGGATTTGCAACCATTTATTCTGTATTGacccaaatcgcactgcaaagtatTGGTACTCAGTACCGGCAAGTACTTGACTGAAAGTACCagtcgaaaaataaataaaaaaaaacacagtaacagTGCAATTCCAATAGTAATATTTTCTGATAGAAGCAGTACAAGTGACAAGAGCTCAGGAAACCCTACTGTAGCCCATGCTTTCTCCCACTGCATACCGCTATAAAAAACATTAAACAGTACAATATTATTTATtcgtttagagcaggggtctcaaactcaaattacctgagggccacaagacaagttttcatatgccatggggggccgcatgcaaactttcaaacttcaaaaacagtactggtgtcagcgaacacattattaacccccagcactggtgtcagcgagcgcattaaaaaaaaaaaaaaaaaaaaaaaaaaaaaaaaaagtttgtcggcattccacaagcggacgcaattttgaagcgtgacatgttgggtatgaatttactcggcataacattatctttcataatatataaaaaaaaaaaatggggataactttactgttgtcttattttttaattaaaaagtgtaattttttcccaaaaaagtgcgcttgtaagaccgctgcgcaaatacggcgtaacagaaagtattgcaacgatcgccattttattctctagggtgtttggataaaaaatatatataatgtttgggggttctaattagagagaagaatatggcagtgaaaatagtgtaaaatgacattagaattgctgtttaacttgtaatgcttaacttgtaataccaacggccaccaccagatggcgccagctcacatctggtggtaagaacttgtaataccaacggctcacc
This window encodes:
- the SNRPD3 gene encoding small nuclear ribonucleoprotein Sm D3; the encoded protein is MSIGVPIKVLHEAEGHIVTCETNTGEVYRGKLIEAEDNMNCQMSNITVTYRDGRVAQLEQVYIRGSKIRFLILPDMLKNAPMLKSMKNKNQGSGAGRGKAAILKAQVAARGRGRGMGRGNIFQKRR